From Shewanella psychrophila, a single genomic window includes:
- a CDS encoding amidohydrolase family protein: MITKRVLFYFSLGCIVTLPAYAHDMIPAEAQSTAILFTNASLHTVIDGVKLNTDLLIEDGKIKAIGQNLIAPKARIIDGTDKHIYPGLIALDTSLGLVEVEMMRPSNDSYEVGEINPQLEVITAFNPDSEIIPTIRVNGITHAQVVPQGDSLAGQSSLVSLDSWTVEDALVPTQTAFHLYWPRLGRLSQDKEKRLEQTDKYDQRVADISQAISDGYRYFLASKVNKINKLDLRWQSLLPLYKGEAQLFVHANTQKQIEEAASLAKQYHFKLVIVGGYDAWRLGELLNEIEAKVIYTRTLSLPMRKDEPIDLSFRIPALLKQAEIPFALGFSSDWNSRNLPLAAGQTVAYGLTKQEALKSVSLDAARILGVDDMGAIDVGYKANLVVSKGDILDPMETKIEKVYIDGREIDLNNRQQQLYQKYLKR, translated from the coding sequence ATGATAACCAAGCGAGTACTGTTTTATTTTAGCTTAGGCTGCATTGTCACTTTGCCCGCTTATGCCCACGATATGATCCCCGCTGAAGCACAGTCGACAGCAATATTATTTACCAATGCCAGCTTACACACCGTCATTGATGGCGTAAAACTGAACACCGACTTGTTAATAGAAGATGGCAAAATTAAGGCCATTGGCCAAAACCTTATCGCTCCGAAAGCCAGAATTATAGATGGGACAGATAAGCATATCTATCCTGGTCTCATTGCTCTAGATACTAGCCTAGGCCTGGTCGAGGTTGAGATGATGCGCCCCAGTAATGACAGCTATGAAGTTGGTGAGATCAACCCACAACTAGAAGTCATTACAGCCTTCAATCCGGATTCGGAGATCATACCAACCATACGCGTTAATGGTATCACTCATGCCCAAGTCGTCCCACAGGGTGACAGTTTAGCCGGACAGTCCTCGTTGGTCTCTCTGGACAGCTGGACAGTGGAAGACGCGCTGGTGCCGACTCAAACCGCTTTTCATCTCTATTGGCCAAGACTAGGCCGCCTTTCTCAAGATAAAGAGAAGCGCCTTGAGCAGACAGATAAATATGATCAGAGAGTCGCCGATATTTCCCAAGCGATTTCTGATGGATACCGCTATTTTCTGGCAAGTAAGGTAAACAAAATCAATAAGCTTGATCTCAGATGGCAATCCCTACTCCCCCTATACAAGGGAGAGGCCCAACTGTTCGTACACGCCAACACCCAAAAGCAGATAGAGGAAGCGGCATCTCTGGCCAAGCAATATCATTTCAAACTGGTTATCGTCGGTGGTTACGATGCTTGGCGCCTAGGTGAATTGCTCAATGAGATAGAAGCTAAGGTCATCTATACCCGCACCTTAAGCCTGCCGATGAGAAAAGATGAGCCTATCGACTTAAGCTTTAGGATCCCAGCCTTACTCAAGCAAGCAGAGATCCCTTTTGCCTTAGGTTTCTCATCGGATTGGAATAGTCGTAATTTACCACTGGCAGCGGGTCAGACCGTGGCTTATGGGCTCACCAAACAAGAAGCACTGAAAAGTGTCAGTCTCGATGCAGCAAGAATTCTCGGCGTAGATGATATGGGAGCGATCGACGTAGGTTATAAGGCTAACTTGGTGGTGTCTAAAGGCGATATCTTAGATCCCATGGAGACCAAGATAGAAAAGGTCTATATCGATGGCCGCGAGATAGATCTCAATAATCGTCAACAACAGCTTTATCAAAAGTACCTAAAGCGATAG
- the rcsF gene encoding Rcs stress response system protein RcsF: MKTLLISALVILLSACAGEYKFNSNLNGEVIDDYFKASDVPVYDNTTAPNLPYEIIGLVEGETCQEQANDAPATISEARTAARRAAADKGANGLVIKKCLVFEEYDQGCFSRAICVGQAIKTPVTEQQ, from the coding sequence ATGAAAACCCTATTAATCTCTGCCCTAGTTATACTGCTAAGCGCCTGTGCTGGCGAATATAAATTTAACAGTAACCTCAACGGAGAAGTCATTGACGATTATTTCAAGGCATCGGATGTCCCTGTCTATGATAATACTACAGCGCCTAATCTTCCTTATGAGATCATAGGCTTAGTCGAAGGTGAAACATGTCAGGAGCAAGCCAACGATGCTCCGGCAACGATAAGTGAGGCACGTACAGCAGCACGAAGAGCTGCGGCTGATAAAGGGGCTAATGGTCTGGTTATCAAGAAGTGTCTGGTATTTGAAGAATACGATCAGGGCTGTTTTAGCCGCGCGATCTGTGTCGGTCAGGCAATCAAGACACCAGTTACAGAGCAGCAGTAA
- a CDS encoding amidohydrolase family protein produces the protein MHHKIKTITIITTLFLISSIQVQANDQLTDNTPKLTALTHATLMIEPGRTIKNASLLIQNNKIIEVIKNNKVPEDAFIIDLQGYTVYPGFIDPFTDYAIEFEYPKNEVAPPIYEIKRIGGNAENGAVHSEKFWFNYVQPNKSGAKPWIENGFTSVQSSNLDGIFRGRGVTLSLAEKSANEIIYRAQSGHFLAFDKGSSPQDYPSSLMGSIALIRQTFADADWYKENINKSFSSSETQLIEFNNAFAAMANIENEQIIFDTKNLNSQLRAARLLSKHEYKASLLGNGMEYARLDELKNYGYGLILPLNFPAAPLVGDDDSEREISLAQMRHWERAPANLMAVEESKIPFALTQHGIKAEDFWPRLKQAVTYGLSEKMALAALTTEAAEIVGTSDFSGRLKPGFIADLVITKGNIFEDGVIHSIWLQGDEHQLIDRDTYLLDSSYQIQIGQVSLDLSISNTDTEDDKMSGILSSGEQELTLSQVTYLNKRLTFNVDMTEAGFEGINRFTLWFDEQGIRGRMLDKNGAHTPVAGVLREAIQVSETDEDEPPVELISKLTLPNTAYGRDSLAKTEKLHISNATIWTSDAQGVLENSDLLISRGKIEKIGSNLKTPSGYRHIDATGKHLTAGIIDEHSHIAINGGTNEGTDAITSEVRIGDIINPDDIAIYRALAGGVTTAQLLHGSANPIGGQAQVIQMKWGENANKLKFTQAPPSIKFALGENVKQSNWGDNFDRRFPQSRMGVKSLFIEAFNEANTYQKSLDDYRRLRSSEKRKHIAPKPNYRLAAITEVLEQKRDIHIHSYVQSEILMFLRLAEAYDFKVKTFTHILEGYKVAEEMAKHGASASTFSDWWAYKFEVYDAIPQNTCLMQSKGVLTSINSDDYEMQRRLNQEAAKSMMYCDMSAEDAWKMVTINPAIQLGVDEYVGSISKGKQADIVLWDHSPLSVYARVYATWIEGKRYFDRQTDKQLQTDIAKERAALIQKILLSESKPSTLPPGEAVVESNEPEWHCDTQYDVWHKSHKMGTGL, from the coding sequence ATGCATCACAAAATAAAAACCATAACAATAATTACGACATTATTTTTAATCAGTTCAATTCAAGTACAAGCAAACGACCAACTCACTGATAATACTCCAAAATTAACCGCCCTCACCCATGCAACTTTAATGATTGAGCCCGGTAGAACAATTAAAAATGCCAGCTTACTCATTCAAAACAATAAGATTATAGAAGTCATAAAAAATAATAAAGTGCCAGAAGATGCATTCATTATCGATCTGCAAGGCTATACGGTCTATCCTGGTTTTATCGATCCTTTTACCGACTATGCCATCGAATTTGAATACCCAAAAAATGAAGTGGCACCTCCCATCTATGAGATAAAGCGTATAGGAGGAAATGCTGAAAACGGCGCAGTTCACTCTGAAAAATTTTGGTTTAATTATGTTCAACCTAATAAAAGTGGTGCCAAACCTTGGATCGAAAATGGATTTACCAGTGTACAAAGCAGTAATTTAGATGGCATCTTTCGTGGGCGTGGAGTGACATTATCTTTGGCAGAAAAAAGTGCCAATGAAATTATATATCGTGCACAATCTGGTCATTTTTTGGCATTCGATAAGGGCAGTTCCCCCCAAGATTACCCAAGCTCTTTGATGGGTAGCATAGCGCTTATTAGACAAACTTTCGCCGATGCCGATTGGTATAAAGAAAATATAAACAAGTCATTTTCAAGTTCTGAAACCCAATTAATTGAATTTAATAATGCTTTCGCGGCTATGGCTAATATTGAAAATGAACAGATTATTTTCGATACTAAAAATCTAAACAGTCAACTCAGGGCAGCTCGCTTATTAAGTAAACACGAATATAAAGCAAGTTTGCTGGGTAACGGTATGGAGTACGCCCGGCTCGACGAACTGAAAAATTATGGTTATGGATTAATTCTGCCATTGAACTTTCCTGCAGCTCCCTTGGTGGGCGATGATGACAGTGAAAGAGAGATAAGCCTAGCGCAAATGCGACATTGGGAAAGAGCACCTGCTAACTTGATGGCCGTCGAAGAATCTAAAATCCCCTTTGCACTGACTCAGCATGGCATCAAAGCCGAAGACTTTTGGCCTAGACTCAAACAGGCCGTAACATATGGCCTAAGTGAAAAAATGGCATTAGCCGCACTCACCACTGAAGCCGCAGAGATTGTTGGTACAAGTGATTTTAGCGGTCGATTGAAGCCCGGATTTATTGCGGATTTAGTGATCACTAAGGGTAACATCTTCGAAGATGGCGTTATTCACAGCATCTGGTTACAAGGTGATGAACACCAACTTATTGATAGGGACACCTACCTGTTGGATTCGAGCTATCAGATCCAGATAGGACAAGTCTCACTTGACCTATCTATTTCTAACACCGATACAGAAGATGACAAGATGTCTGGCATCTTGTCCAGCGGTGAGCAAGAGCTGACACTATCTCAGGTAACCTACCTCAATAAGCGCTTAACTTTCAATGTCGATATGACAGAAGCTGGTTTTGAAGGGATCAACCGTTTCACACTCTGGTTTGACGAGCAAGGTATTCGAGGACGCATGCTAGATAAGAATGGTGCACACACTCCTGTAGCCGGAGTCTTGAGAGAAGCCATCCAAGTATCGGAAACTGATGAAGATGAACCACCTGTGGAACTTATTTCTAAGTTGACCTTACCCAATACCGCTTACGGCAGAGACAGCTTAGCTAAGACAGAGAAGCTGCATATCAGTAACGCCACCATCTGGACTTCAGACGCGCAAGGGGTACTTGAAAACAGTGACCTGCTTATCTCTCGCGGCAAAATAGAAAAGATAGGCTCAAACCTGAAAACACCTTCGGGTTATCGCCATATCGACGCCACAGGCAAGCATTTAACTGCTGGCATTATCGATGAACACTCACATATCGCCATCAATGGCGGTACCAATGAAGGCACTGATGCCATCACCTCTGAAGTCCGCATCGGCGATATCATCAACCCCGATGATATCGCTATCTATCGCGCCTTGGCCGGAGGGGTCACCACGGCGCAGTTATTACACGGCAGTGCGAACCCTATCGGTGGTCAGGCCCAGGTAATTCAGATGAAATGGGGAGAGAATGCCAACAAGTTAAAATTTACTCAAGCGCCGCCCAGTATCAAATTTGCCCTAGGCGAAAACGTAAAGCAGAGTAATTGGGGCGATAATTTCGATAGACGCTTCCCACAGAGCCGCATGGGAGTTAAATCTCTGTTCATCGAGGCGTTCAACGAAGCCAACACCTATCAAAAATCCCTTGATGACTATCGTCGTCTTAGAAGTAGTGAGAAGCGCAAACATATCGCACCTAAACCCAACTATCGCTTAGCCGCTATCACCGAGGTGCTAGAGCAAAAACGAGATATCCATATTCACTCCTATGTACAATCTGAAATCTTAATGTTCCTGCGCCTGGCAGAAGCCTATGACTTTAAAGTGAAGACCTTCACCCACATATTGGAAGGCTACAAAGTCGCAGAAGAGATGGCAAAACACGGCGCCTCGGCTTCAACGTTCTCAGATTGGTGGGCCTATAAATTTGAGGTCTATGATGCCATTCCCCAAAATACCTGCTTGATGCAGAGCAAAGGTGTACTCACCAGCATTAACTCAGATGATTATGAGATGCAGCGAAGATTAAATCAGGAAGCCGCCAAGTCTATGATGTATTGTGATATGTCGGCAGAGGATGCATGGAAAATGGTCACTATTAACCCGGCAATTCAATTGGGGGTCGATGAATACGTAGGCTCCATATCTAAAGGTAAGCAAGCGGATATCGTCTTATGGGACCACTCACCATTATCTGTTTACGCAAGAGTCTATGCCACCTGGATTGAAGGCAAACGCTATTTTGATCGTCAAACAGACAAGCAGCTGCAAACTGATATCGCTAAAGAAAGAGCGGCATTGATTCAGAAGATACTGCTCAGTGAATCCAAGCCCAGCACTCTTCCTCCCGGAGAAGCGGTCGTAGAGAGCAATGAGCCAGAATGGCACTGCGACACTCAATACGATGTTTGGCATAAATCACACAAAATGGGAACTGGGTTATGA